GGTAATGCAATGGTAATGTTTGATTGGCGTTAAAGCtcattgtattttaaaagcatgtatGCCATATTTTCAAGTTGAAGATGATGTCAGTAATCATCAGTTACTTCTTGTTGTTGAATACATGATGGATAATATGACACATTTTACAGCCTACACTCTAATGGAACCACACAATGCTAAATCATACAggtatatttatttcacatgctTTTTGTTCCTCTAtgttatgatactgtttttgaacatttggCTCAGTGTAGTCATTGTTTTGGAAAAAGCCCTTCATGAACCAATGTACATTTTTCTGTGTAATCTGTGTGTAAATGATATTTATGGAACAGCAGCATTTTATCCTAAGTTCTTACACGATTTAATATTGAATTCATATGTAATTCCATCTTACTTGTGTGCATTGCaggcttttgttttttatacttaTGTTTTGTGTGAATATTCTACATTAGCAGTGATGGCTTATGACAGACATGTGGCCATATGTCAACCTTTAGActatcactcaaaaatgaacaagtTTTCATGCAGCATTTTACTTGGCTTATGTTGGGTTATACCATTTCTTATTATGTTCATTGCAGTTTTCTTATCAAACAGGTTGGTACCATGCAGAAATCATATTGAAAAATTGTTTTGTGACAACTGGTCAATAGTAAAACTTTCATGTGAATCAACTGTGATCAATaacatttatggatttatttttatttcactataTGTTGGCCTTGTGATTGTAATTTTGATGTCCTATATAAAACTTATCATTGCATGTAAAGCATCATTAGAATGCAGAAGGAAATTTTGGCAGACATGTGTGCCTCATGCAATTTCATTGATAAATCTCACTGCAGCGATACTTTTTGATAACATTTATAACAGATATGGATCAAGTGATTTGCCTGTAAATTTCCGTATGTTTTTGGCTTTAGAGATAATTGTAGTGCCACACCGCTTTTCAATCCTGTAATCTATGGCATAAAACTATCAGAAGTTTGCAAAAGAGTCCTAAACTTATGCATGAATTGTACCAAAGATGACAAAGACTGAAGTATATGCTGTAGTGTATTCTGTCAGGGGAAAAAAGTGAACCTGTTGCCTGGGCTTTTATGTAAAGATACAAGTCAAGGAAGATATAAATCAAGTGACAATCATGTTTTTATCTTCTCATCCTGGAAACCATTTAAAACTTTGCTAATGGAATAAATGTACACTGAGCTTTTACAATCACAAAAAGCACCTTGGCAAGATGATGTGGACTTGTATCACCCTGAAAGGTGTTTTTTATTAACTGGACTGATGATTGAACGATTGATTTGTTGATTGTAAAAATGACTGTCTGAATAAACTGTCTGTACATTTTCCCACATTTACACAAGTACttttcaaacaaacataaatgtatatttatgaaattttctatttacattattttttttaaatgcttttgcttATTGATAATCTTCCACTTATTCATAAAAAAAGTCCAATACAGCATAGAATCAGAAAGATGCACACTGCGgcaatagtaaaatattaatttatatatacatatatgttgtATAATCAGTAGGGTTGAGTACCGAAACCGTACTAGAACCGATTCAGAacgcagatttcggtgcctcATTTCAGTGTCACTTAAATGCCCAAgcgattgatttaaatttttgtccTGGTTCTCTTATATGGATGTTAGAAGCATGGGCACTGTTAGGCCCTTTTTAGTGGGGATATAgcgattagctccataaactgttcACAAATTTGTGATCGCCTTAGAGTCTGCCCCTTAAATTTCATAGGAAAGCTACGGCAGACTTCGTCTCCTCCCCATCTTTCAGCACGTACTTCTATCCGCAGACCGCGGGAGTGCAGTGCGAGcggactcaaacagaaacagaggacacaagggtgtgtgtttattgatagattgttataatatctgtatctgtgcagtgctttgtcataaatacagtttgcaAAAGGTCACGAGGGAAGCAATCGGTTTCCCATCTACTGTAAAGATCTTTGCTGCGTTCACCCCatatcacaccacagctgttttcctccagtgaaaatctaCCCCTtaacacatacaggtgcatctcaataaattagaatgtcatggaaaaggttcatttatttcagttattcaactgaaattgtgaaactcatgtattaaataaattcagtgcacacagactgaagtagtttaagtctttgattcttttaattgtgatgattttggctcacatttaacaaaatgcCATATAGTAAGAGAAGAACAACTCGGGAATTGAGAGCATCAGGAGCATGTGAAATgctatgtatattttttatattatttttttaatgttctttaatgttatccatcATTTTCTttgtgactctttttttttttaagtatcagttcaggcaccgtttaggcaccagtaccattttaaaagtatcgatttGGCACcagtatggtaaaaaaaaaaaacaatggatacCCAATCCTAATCAGTAAACCAGAATTCTTACTAGAGATTTAGGAACTCCTCTGTTGTGttacttgaaaaataattttcatgattTACACGATCACAAAGCTTTAGAGCAGGGGTCTAGCCAAACCTTTTtgttgttatacattttttttttttttttaccagggagctactttttaaaaaatataagctGCTGAGAGCTACCAATGTTATACAAtacttaaatcatttaaataatgtatcaatCCAAACTGTTATACACAGCATTGTACACAGCAATGtgctggaaatattaaaaaagtactgatacacACGCTGAAATAATTTTACCAAGTTTTATGACAAAagccaacaaataaaattagcagcactatgcactttttgtttacttaaacagtgaaataaaaacattaaaaatgatggctggattttaaactaacaaataatatttataacatgtTATCTACTGACAtgcaatacatatttaaataaaattataaaatttcagcctttaaaacttttttttattatattaaaaaggaTGAGTTAGAATGATAAATTAACAGTTCAACATAAGTTAATGTGCATTCTAAAAAATCTCACAACACTTCTGATAATAAAGTAGCCTATTTTTCTATTGACCAGTtaagatttacaacaaaaatctggtctgattttcgcattggtctgaacaaaataTGGCAGACAGACTGAATGAACTCAATGTAAATCCACagtttaacagcagatggcgcttatGAACTGCAGAACAGagctgtttccatggtaacctctgtaaacaaagctgccCTGGCTTCTTAACACTGCTTTATTGTGTATTACACAGAGGAAAGATGGAAAGAAAAttccatcaaaacttttctgaagacagtcggtttcctATTATGCAttcatacaaataattaaatcatacagTACATTCTCTTAATAACTTTGATTAGAGCTGAACTATATTTACTGTGAGTTTAAATATACGGGACAATTAAAATAACCTCATGGCCGATATGTCAAGTATGACTTGGCGAGCTACCCTCCTATCTGGCCACGAGCTACTGGCAGCTCTGGACTGAAACAGACATGCAAACatgttataatttgttttatgaatgaattgtaacagaacatttgaaaaacatccATGTACAACCTGTCAgcattattgtattataatatgtattaacaTCAGTAAGCCACAGTATGATAAaacattccagaaaaaaaataaaattattacatataatagttttgatgtactacCCTTcactaaaaaaacactaaaaaaaaacaaattataatagtctaaatgagtctactccaccaatcTACTGTGATCTGTTATAAGCATGAGGGTCCCATCAGAGACTGTTCTGGCGGTTGGTGTTGCAtgcaatatatagtgatattctcagtgttataCTCATAAAACAGGATACACAGGTTTTAACTCATTCAacatacttctgcttaatgttgacactgtgagatatgcaaaagaaatctaccGTATCTCACACTCTCTACACTGTATATAGTAGAACAACAGCCCCATACACCGCCCCTCTactacacactcacactcacacacaaaaaaaacccccagATACCAAAAGCCGATACCCACATTGACCAGCGTGTGACAGAGCTGTGTccagaaaaaagaaacactgacCACAGAACAACAGAGAGTAGTATGGAGTTGTTAGAGATTAAGGATGTCTATGAAGTACATgtaagtaattaatataatgttaaacattcaattTTCACGCCTGTTTAGCGGATGTGTGTGAGCTGATAAGCAGAGCGCGCTGAGTGGATTGAGTGCGCGGTCGTACAGATGCATGAGCTTGTCGAGTGAATAACTCACAGACATCACTGAAAAGGATGAGGAGAGCTAGAAGGTCAGAGAGTGCGCACTTCTGTTACATGATCGTGATTGCTGTTCGCTCCATTAGTGCATGCATTTggattaaacctaaatagtaaatataaaacaaacaaaaattataggagaattcacttttttattttaaatgtcaataatacacgattaaagcaaaagtgaatcTAGCAGACTGTATGAAATGCGCTAGGCTATAATTGTCTATCTCATTCTGCACCAATGCAAACGTGTTTAGCTGGCTTTAAAATTATGGTTTTTATTCGTATGCGAGGGTCCGCGTACAGTACGCGCGTACTCATATTAGTTTGTTCCTGCATCATCAGGGCCGTGCAGAGACCTTTGGAGGGGCAGGTACtcaaagtataataaaaaaggGCACATGGAACACGGCTTTTAATAGCGCTGTGCTCCTTGCTGATACATGTATGCTTCTGTATTAATACAGCAGCAAGTACCTTGACGCAGTTTTGAAAAtgaaacacagaacagaaaagaccattttaagtttaaatgttaaagatttttatttatttatttgcacctCTTAATTACTCTGGAATTAGAAACtgaattatattattgatattattattattattattattgattttataggGTATAGTGGTTTTGCTGTTGTAAACACTAATGTTGCTGTTATAGAAAAATATGTctgtcttatttaaaatagaattctatTCTAATATTGTTGtgaatttattctttttatgaatgataatgataataaaaacaggattGTATAGTCTACAGGAAGTATAATTTGGAGGATGAGAAAAATGGCATATGACAGTTTTTCCAGTGTtgtgataattattaaataaatactgtattaataattCAAAGTATGTATAGTTTTTAGTcggaaaacataaaaaagacaagaTCCCTCGACACCCTTTAAACTTTTCCCAATCAAACAGCGAGAACGAAAGAGAAGAGGCACCTTTTGTTTATATTGGTGTGTGTAGAACTACGTTAGCTgcattttagatatttaataaatattttattttgataaaatgtaaattagtCCCCCACATTTTATTTGGGCAGGTGTGTTCACATAGagttttctatatttaaatatagatttaaattcaaagagacagtatCAATAGTCTGTGCATGACCTGATTTTTTATTTGACCTGATGTTAACACTCTCCTgcagtgtttcattcatactcgaagccagaGAGCGCTCTtgtgcagaaagtccaaaacggaCTCAGAGAAGTAATAATTTATGacgtgcaggaaatccctaatatatataaaatatatatataacatctggCTATTGCTGTAgctgagctgaataaaaagcagaaatgtttttactgatgaaacgtgaagacaataaacacacgattgcaaaatatatggtttatgtgtgtttttcaagtcatctccaggtaataagtaaataaactatatgaataatgcagtactGACTGACATATCATTTAGTATATAAACTATACATttcctgccttattctgtgataaaaaaaaggaaaaaggtgtTCTAGTAGCCTTtacaaaaccaatcataaaattttcattaagaaaattttgaacaaaaata
This window of the Cyprinus carpio isolate SPL01 chromosome A21, ASM1834038v1, whole genome shotgun sequence genome carries:
- the LOC109051280 gene encoding olfactory receptor 2A12-like translates to MDNMTHFTAYTLMEPHNAKSYRYIYFTCFLFLYVMILFLNIWLSVVIVLEKALHEPMYIFLCNLCVNDIYGTAAFYPKFLHDLILNSYVIPSYLCALQAFVFYTYVLCEYSTLAVMAYDRHVAICQPLDYHSKMNKFSCSILLGLCWVIPFLIMFIAVFLSNRLVPCRNHIEKLFCDNWSIVKLSCESTVINNIYGFIFISLYVGLVIVILMSYIKLIIACKASLECRRKFWQTCVPHAISLINLTAAILFDNIYNRYGSSDLPVNFRMFLALEIIVVPHRFSIL